Genomic segment of Nitrospirota bacterium:
CATTATTTTTTTCAACAAAGGAGCAGAACATATCTTTGGATATCCATCCTCCGAAGTTATCGGCCGGCCGCTCGACCTCCTGATGCCTAACCGTTTTGCCCAACCCCATCGTAAACAAATAGAGGGTTTTGGGGCTGAAGCCGCTCCCTCCCGATTCATGCATGAGCGAAAACCTAAAATTTATGGCCGTCGGCGGGACGGTTCTGAGTTCCCCGCGGAAGCTTCTATTTCAAAATCGAAAAAGAACGGGCAAACCTTTTTTACTGCCGTGCTTCGTGATATCAGCAAACGGATCGAGGCAGATCTTGAGCGTAAGCGATTTGAAGAAAAAGTTCAACGTCTGGCCTATTATGATACCCTGACCAGCTTTCCCAACCGGCACCTCTTTCATGACCTTCTCGAAAAAGGGATTTTTCAAGGTCAACGGGATGGAAGACCGGGGGCGATTCTCCTTTTGGATCTTGATCGATTTAAGGAAATTAATGATACGCTTGGGCATCATCGCGGCGACCTTCTTTTGCAAAAAGTCGGTCTCCGTTTGAAAGAGGCGCTTTTTACCAAAGACACCGTCGCGCGCCTGGGAGGGGATGAATTTGGAATCTTGTTATCCATGGCGTCCTCTGATCATGCCGGATTAGTGGCCAATAAAATTCTAAAAGCTCTGGAGGAACCTTTTGAAGTTGAGGGGTTGCCGGTTGTGGTAGAGACCAGTATCGGCATTGCGCTTTATCCTGATCATGGTTCCAATGCCGACAGCCTCATTCAAAGGGGAGATGTGGCAATGTATGCCTCGAAAAAAGAAAAAATAGACTTTGTCGTCTATAATTCCGAACTGGATCAACACAGCCCAGGACGCCTGGCCCTGATGGGAGAGTTGCGGCACGCCATCGAAAACCGGCAGTTGTTTCTTCATTACCAGCCGATCATTGATCTTCAAACCCGGCGCATCTGCGGGGTGGAAGCCCTGGTGCGGTGGAATCACCCCAAACAAGGGATTGTTCCGCCGGATCAGTTTATCCTTCCCGCGGAACACACCGGATTGATTAAAACTTTGACTAAATTTGTTCTCCAGGAGGCGATCCAGCAGTCCCTTTCATGGACCAGGGAGGGAAAGAAAATCAGCTTGGCAGTTAATCTTTCGGTGCGGAATCTTCAGGATCCGCTCCTCCCCTCTCAGATGATACAAATGATTCGCTCCCTTGGGATTGAACCGGGTCTGTTGAATTTTGAAATTACCGAGAGCGCCATTATGACGAATATCGAGAGTGTGATAAAGACCATCCGTCTTTTAAATCATGAAGGGGTTAACTTCTCCATTGATGATTTCGGGATTGGGTATACCTCTCTCAGTTATTTAAAGAAACTGGCGGTCAAATCGATCAAAATCGACCGGTCGTTTATTAAAAACATGCTCCGCGATCAAGAAGATCATCTCATTGTCCGTTCAACCATTGATTTAGCTCATAGTCTGAATCTCAGGGTCATTGCGGAAGGCGTGGAGGATCAAGAAACCCTGGAAAAACTGATTACTTTAGGGTGCGACGAGGCCCAGGGTTATTTTATCAGCCGCCCCGTTCCTGCTGAAGATTTACTCCGCTGGAACAGTGAATCACCCTGGGGGTTGGGTTAAAAACGGGACAAGGTCATCCTGACAAAATCTCTTGTCAGCAGCATTTTGAAGTAGAAATGGCCAGATCAGCCATCTGGTATTTCGTTCTGAAAAACCCGAATAAAACTGTTTAAACCAGGGTTTCCTGAAGGAAGTTCTCCTGTTAAAATTATTGCTTCGCCAGGCAGGATCAATCCTTTTTTTTGAATCAGTTCAAAAATTAATTCGGGTTTTTGATCAATGCCAGCGAGGTCGTTTAAAAGCAACGGAATGACGCCCCAATACATGATGAGCTGTCTGCTGACTTTTTTATCTTCAGTCAAAGCAACAATGGGAACATGAGGTCTTGCTGCGGAAAGCCGCTGAGCGGTCTTGCCGGTTTGGCTGATCGCTACAATAATGCTTGCCTTGACTTGATTAGCAATATGACAGACCCCATTGGTTACAGCTTCTGAGGTCTCTTTTACGGGCTCTTTTCGTCTCTCTCCCGGCGGATTCTTTTTATGATGATTCTCCAGTTCCAAAATAACACGATCCATAATGCCAATCGCCTGCAAGGGATATTTCCCGATAGCCGTCTCCTGGGATAACATGACCGCGTCAGTTCCATCCAATACGGCATTGGCAACATCTGCAACCTCCGCCCGAGTCGGCCAGGGTTGCTCTACCATCGATTCCAGCATTTGGGTGGCAGTGACAACCGGTTTTCCCATCCGGTTGGCTAACGCGATGATCTTTTTCTGGGCCAAAGGGACCTGTTCTATAGGAATTTCAACCCCCAGATCGCCTCGCGCGACCATGACTCCGTCGCAACTTTGAAGGATGGGTTCAAGATGAAGCATTGCTTCACGCCTCTCAATCTTGGCCATCAATTTTGGGCTTTTTCCTCTCGCCTGACAATAGGATCTGATCTGCTCTATATCTTCCGCTTTCCGGACAAAAGAGAGGGCAACCCAGTCCACATCCTGCGCAAGTCCGAAATCAAGTTGTGTTAAATCATGTTTTGAAATTGATGGCATGGAAAGATTTGTTTCGGGAACATTAATCCCCTGCTCACTCCTTAGCTTTCCTCCTGCGATGACCTCGGTTTCAATTTCTGTGGAAAAAACTCGAATGACCTTTAAACGGATATGACCATCATCAATAAAGATCGGATCTCCAACCAAAACCTCTTCTGGCAGTTTGGAGTAACTAATCTGGACAGATTTCTCTGATCCTGGATCGGCATCGGTTCTCAGAATAAATCTTGATCCAGCTTTTAGAGTAACCTCCCCCTCTTTGACGTTTCCGATCCGGATTTTGGGACCGGGAAGATCCTGAAGGATCGCAACCGTCTTTTCCATGGAATCGGACTCTTCTCGAATAATCTGGATCCATTTTTCAAACTGGGCCGGTTCTCCATGAGAAAAATTCAATCGAGCGACGTTCATCCCGGCGCGAATTAAATCTTTCAACATCTTTCGACTTGCTG
This window contains:
- a CDS encoding EAL domain-containing protein translates to MMDPDQNKKSLLILEKALRESESRFSAIASITADAVIMVDETQNIIFFNKGAEHIFGYPSSEVIGRPLDLLMPNRFAQPHRKQIEGFGAEAAPSRFMHERKPKIYGRRRDGSEFPAEASISKSKKNGQTFFTAVLRDISKRIEADLERKRFEEKVQRLAYYDTLTSFPNRHLFHDLLEKGIFQGQRDGRPGAILLLDLDRFKEINDTLGHHRGDLLLQKVGLRLKEALFTKDTVARLGGDEFGILLSMASSDHAGLVANKILKALEEPFEVEGLPVVVETSIGIALYPDHGSNADSLIQRGDVAMYASKKEKIDFVVYNSELDQHSPGRLALMGELRHAIENRQLFLHYQPIIDLQTRRICGVEALVRWNHPKQGIVPPDQFILPAEHTGLIKTLTKFVLQEAIQQSLSWTREGKKISLAVNLSVRNLQDPLLPSQMIQMIRSLGIEPGLLNFEITESAIMTNIESVIKTIRLLNHEGVNFSIDDFGIGYTSLSYLKKLAVKSIKIDRSFIKNMLRDQEDHLIVRSTIDLAHSLNLRVIAEGVEDQETLEKLITLGCDEAQGYFISRPVPAEDLLRWNSESPWGLG
- the pyk gene encoding pyruvate kinase; this encodes MRNTKIVCTIGPATASRKMLKDLIRAGMNVARLNFSHGEPAQFEKWIQIIREESDSMEKTVAILQDLPGPKIRIGNVKEGEVTLKAGSRFILRTDADPGSEKSVQISYSKLPEEVLVGDPIFIDDGHIRLKVIRVFSTEIETEVIAGGKLRSEQGINVPETNLSMPSISKHDLTQLDFGLAQDVDWVALSFVRKAEDIEQIRSYCQARGKSPKLMAKIERREAMLHLEPILQSCDGVMVARGDLGVEIPIEQVPLAQKKIIALANRMGKPVVTATQMLESMVEQPWPTRAEVADVANAVLDGTDAVMLSQETAIGKYPLQAIGIMDRVILELENHHKKNPPGERRKEPVKETSEAVTNGVCHIANQVKASIIVAISQTGKTAQRLSAARPHVPIVALTEDKKVSRQLIMYWGVIPLLLNDLAGIDQKPELIFELIQKKGLILPGEAIILTGELPSGNPGLNSFIRVFQNEIPDG